One genomic region from Magallana gigas chromosome 3, xbMagGiga1.1, whole genome shotgun sequence encodes:
- the LOC105345044 gene encoding protein arginine N-methyltransferase 7 isoform X1, with product MRLLISTTVLIRRKMSTFVSVINPSTGKVDWKLQDDQYDYHQEIARSGYADMLHDTERNKKYYKALAEAIQIKRGLGEPVNVLDIGTGTGLLSMMAARLGADTVTACEAFEPMAKCAREIIQQNGFGNKIRLIPKRSTDITVGRDGDMPERANILVTEVFDTELIGEGAINTFTHAHRELLQKNSIVVPSAANMYVQVVSSDFIRRWRDIRPIKLPGGGVIDPPSEMTSCGGAPALHDLQLHELPQSLFQVLSSPLLIFRFDFSGTHPLKFDNQSSKTFEALHAGQTDGIFMWWDLEMDTKNKINLSCAPGWGHPRPEELQWRDHWMQAIYYPNQPLSVQKGDKVKVISSHDEYSLWFNVQPTNSVDSSDNMGPACSCGMHVSYSRSQIGMLNDPHRRDIYYSLLKEKVTPNSIVLTISDGSLLSLVAARLGAKQVFALETNNFTRKILQQFINHNDLGDKVTILSKEPEEVTDDDLQGYKIDLVVGEPYFQSAVLPWHHVHFWYAARQLSGFLSETAEGFPQLLTIKAMAVNFRDLWKIRSPVGMCEGFNIQLFDQLIESSSEISDSEVEPQPLWEYPCTACTDPVTVQSFDFSEASWVDNTSKLSNISITLDPSIDEKCNGVVLWAEYQFTDQLKVSLGPREKVIVGEKVEWDFYSKQGIHLLTNKGKDSVENLKTIDVSLTFKPTTGDFDFIFKTKTS from the exons ATGAGACTTTTGATTTCCACTACAGTGTTAATTAGGAGGAAAATGAGTACTTTCGTCTCGGTAATTAATCCTTCCACGGGAAAGGTAGACTGGAAGCTCCAAGATGACCAGTATGATTACCATCAAGAAATCGCCAG GTCAGGATATGCAGACATGCTTCATGACACAGAGAGG aacaaaaaatattacaaagcCTTGGCAGAGGCAATCCAAATAAAGAGAGGGCTTGGAGAACCAGTCAATGTTCTTGATATAGGCACAGGTACCGGGCTACTGTCCATGATGGCCGCTAGGCTGGGAGCGGACACTGTCACAGCTTGTGAG GCTTTTGAACCCATGGCTAAATGTGCTAGAGAGATTATTCAGCAGAATGGTTTTGGAAACAAGATCAGATTAATTCCAAAGCGATCTACAGACATCACAGTTGGTAGAG aTGGAGATATGCCAGAGAGAGCAAATATCTTGGTAACAGAAGTCTTTGATACTGAGCTCATTGGAGAAGGAGCGATCAATACATTTACTCACGCTCACAGGGAACTATTGCAG aaaaaCAGCATTGTTGTCCCATCAGCTGCTAACATGTATGTTCAAGTGGTCAGCTCAGATTTCATACGTCGATGGAGGGACATCAGACCCATAAAGCTACCTGGGGGTGGGGTCATTGACCCTCCTTCAGAAATGACCAGCTGTGGAGGGGCACCTGCTCTCCATGATCTACAACTCCATGAACTCCCACAATCCTTGTTCCAAGTTCTCTCCTCACCTCTCCTTATCTTCAG GTTTGACTTTAGTGGAACTCATCCCCTGAAATTTGACAACCAGTCGTCAAAGACATTTGAAGCTCTACATGCTGGGCAGACAGACGGGATTTTCATGTGGTGGGACCTAGAAATGGATACGAAGAACAAGATCAACCTGAGCTGTGCCCCGGGGTGGGGTCACCCAAGGCCTGAAGAACTGCAGTGGCGCGACCATTGGATGCAGGCCATTTATTATCCCAACCAGCctctttcagtgcagaaaggtgaCAAGGTCAAGGTTATCAGCAGCCATGATGAATACAGTCTGTGGTTTAATGTGCAACCAACCAACAG CGTTGATAGCAGTGATAACATGGGACCGGCCTGTAGCTGTGGGATGCATGTGTCCTACAGCAGGTCACAGATCGGAATGCTGAATGATCCTCACAGGCGCGACATTTATTACTCACTTTTAAAAGAG AAGGTTACCCCAAATTCTATTGTGTTAACTATATCAGATGGAAGTCTGCTTTCTCTGGTGGCTGCTAGACTTGGAGCAAAACAA GTGTTTGCTTTGGAGACCAATAATTTCACCAGAAAAATACTGCAGCAGTTTATAAACCACAATGACCTTGGTGATAAGGTGACCATTTTAAGTAAGGAGCCTGAGGAAGTAACAGACGATGATCTACAGGGTTACAAG ATTGACCTAGTTGTTGGAGAGCCTTACTTCCAGTCAGCTGTGTTACCATGGCATCATGTTCATTTCTGGTATGCTGCCAGACAACTGTCTGGCTTTCTCAGCGAGACCGCAGAAGGGTTTCCACAGTTGCTGACCATTAAAGCAATGGCTGTCAATTTCCGGGACCTATGGAAGATAAGATCACCGGTGGGGATGTGTGAGGGTTTCAACATACAGCTGTTTGATCAACTGATTGAG AGCTCCTCCGAGATATCAGACAGCGAGGTAGAGCCCCAGCCCCTGTGGGAGTACCCCTGTACAGCCTGTACTGACCCGGTCACGGTCCAGTCGTTTGATTTCAGTGAGGCATCATGGGTAGACAACACGTCAAAGTTGTCCAACATCTCCATAACTCTGGACCCTTCGAT agatgaAAAGTGTAATGGAGTTGTGTTATGGGCAGAGTACCAGTTCACGGACCAGTTAAAAGTTTCTTTGGGGCCACGGGAAAAAGTGATTGTAGGAGAGAAAGTGGAGTGGGACTTTTACAGTAAACAAGGCATCCATCTTCTGACAAACAAAGGAAAAGATTCTGTAGAGAATCTAAAGACAATTGACGTGTCTTTGACCTTTAAACCAACCACTGGCGATTTTGACTTTATATTCAAGActaaaacttcataa
- the LOC105345044 gene encoding protein arginine N-methyltransferase 7 isoform X2 — protein MSTFVSVINPSTGKVDWKLQDDQYDYHQEIARSGYADMLHDTERNKKYYKALAEAIQIKRGLGEPVNVLDIGTGTGLLSMMAARLGADTVTACEAFEPMAKCAREIIQQNGFGNKIRLIPKRSTDITVGRDGDMPERANILVTEVFDTELIGEGAINTFTHAHRELLQKNSIVVPSAANMYVQVVSSDFIRRWRDIRPIKLPGGGVIDPPSEMTSCGGAPALHDLQLHELPQSLFQVLSSPLLIFRFDFSGTHPLKFDNQSSKTFEALHAGQTDGIFMWWDLEMDTKNKINLSCAPGWGHPRPEELQWRDHWMQAIYYPNQPLSVQKGDKVKVISSHDEYSLWFNVQPTNSVDSSDNMGPACSCGMHVSYSRSQIGMLNDPHRRDIYYSLLKEKVTPNSIVLTISDGSLLSLVAARLGAKQVFALETNNFTRKILQQFINHNDLGDKVTILSKEPEEVTDDDLQGYKIDLVVGEPYFQSAVLPWHHVHFWYAARQLSGFLSETAEGFPQLLTIKAMAVNFRDLWKIRSPVGMCEGFNIQLFDQLIESSSEISDSEVEPQPLWEYPCTACTDPVTVQSFDFSEASWVDNTSKLSNISITLDPSIDEKCNGVVLWAEYQFTDQLKVSLGPREKVIVGEKVEWDFYSKQGIHLLTNKGKDSVENLKTIDVSLTFKPTTGDFDFIFKTKTS, from the exons ATGAGTACTTTCGTCTCGGTAATTAATCCTTCCACGGGAAAGGTAGACTGGAAGCTCCAAGATGACCAGTATGATTACCATCAAGAAATCGCCAG GTCAGGATATGCAGACATGCTTCATGACACAGAGAGG aacaaaaaatattacaaagcCTTGGCAGAGGCAATCCAAATAAAGAGAGGGCTTGGAGAACCAGTCAATGTTCTTGATATAGGCACAGGTACCGGGCTACTGTCCATGATGGCCGCTAGGCTGGGAGCGGACACTGTCACAGCTTGTGAG GCTTTTGAACCCATGGCTAAATGTGCTAGAGAGATTATTCAGCAGAATGGTTTTGGAAACAAGATCAGATTAATTCCAAAGCGATCTACAGACATCACAGTTGGTAGAG aTGGAGATATGCCAGAGAGAGCAAATATCTTGGTAACAGAAGTCTTTGATACTGAGCTCATTGGAGAAGGAGCGATCAATACATTTACTCACGCTCACAGGGAACTATTGCAG aaaaaCAGCATTGTTGTCCCATCAGCTGCTAACATGTATGTTCAAGTGGTCAGCTCAGATTTCATACGTCGATGGAGGGACATCAGACCCATAAAGCTACCTGGGGGTGGGGTCATTGACCCTCCTTCAGAAATGACCAGCTGTGGAGGGGCACCTGCTCTCCATGATCTACAACTCCATGAACTCCCACAATCCTTGTTCCAAGTTCTCTCCTCACCTCTCCTTATCTTCAG GTTTGACTTTAGTGGAACTCATCCCCTGAAATTTGACAACCAGTCGTCAAAGACATTTGAAGCTCTACATGCTGGGCAGACAGACGGGATTTTCATGTGGTGGGACCTAGAAATGGATACGAAGAACAAGATCAACCTGAGCTGTGCCCCGGGGTGGGGTCACCCAAGGCCTGAAGAACTGCAGTGGCGCGACCATTGGATGCAGGCCATTTATTATCCCAACCAGCctctttcagtgcagaaaggtgaCAAGGTCAAGGTTATCAGCAGCCATGATGAATACAGTCTGTGGTTTAATGTGCAACCAACCAACAG CGTTGATAGCAGTGATAACATGGGACCGGCCTGTAGCTGTGGGATGCATGTGTCCTACAGCAGGTCACAGATCGGAATGCTGAATGATCCTCACAGGCGCGACATTTATTACTCACTTTTAAAAGAG AAGGTTACCCCAAATTCTATTGTGTTAACTATATCAGATGGAAGTCTGCTTTCTCTGGTGGCTGCTAGACTTGGAGCAAAACAA GTGTTTGCTTTGGAGACCAATAATTTCACCAGAAAAATACTGCAGCAGTTTATAAACCACAATGACCTTGGTGATAAGGTGACCATTTTAAGTAAGGAGCCTGAGGAAGTAACAGACGATGATCTACAGGGTTACAAG ATTGACCTAGTTGTTGGAGAGCCTTACTTCCAGTCAGCTGTGTTACCATGGCATCATGTTCATTTCTGGTATGCTGCCAGACAACTGTCTGGCTTTCTCAGCGAGACCGCAGAAGGGTTTCCACAGTTGCTGACCATTAAAGCAATGGCTGTCAATTTCCGGGACCTATGGAAGATAAGATCACCGGTGGGGATGTGTGAGGGTTTCAACATACAGCTGTTTGATCAACTGATTGAG AGCTCCTCCGAGATATCAGACAGCGAGGTAGAGCCCCAGCCCCTGTGGGAGTACCCCTGTACAGCCTGTACTGACCCGGTCACGGTCCAGTCGTTTGATTTCAGTGAGGCATCATGGGTAGACAACACGTCAAAGTTGTCCAACATCTCCATAACTCTGGACCCTTCGAT agatgaAAAGTGTAATGGAGTTGTGTTATGGGCAGAGTACCAGTTCACGGACCAGTTAAAAGTTTCTTTGGGGCCACGGGAAAAAGTGATTGTAGGAGAGAAAGTGGAGTGGGACTTTTACAGTAAACAAGGCATCCATCTTCTGACAAACAAAGGAAAAGATTCTGTAGAGAATCTAAAGACAATTGACGTGTCTTTGACCTTTAAACCAACCACTGGCGATTTTGACTTTATATTCAAGActaaaacttcataa